The Drosophila sulfurigaster albostrigata strain 15112-1811.04 chromosome 3, ASM2355843v2, whole genome shotgun sequence genomic sequence GTGTGCGAATTCTCCTCATTATTCTCAACTAAACGTATTTGcgaatgttaaaaaaaagaggTGTGCAAAAATCTGAACACAACGTGAATTGCATTTTTACCAATCAATTTTCTGTTTAGCAAAATGAGttgctttgactttgacttaaACAGTTCCCAAGAGACGTTTTGTTTTAAGTTCCGAGCCCTTGCCTATGAtgcacaaaataaacagataCTTCCGTTTGCCTAACGTTATCCCCAAGCCTATTATACCCAACTGCCCAATTGATACCGCGTGCAAAAAAGAGGGGACAAAAAAGAAGAGGTAACCATTATGTGCACTGCCTTTGTAATGAGCTACACACttggttgttgtcgttgttgtcaaCGCGATGTATTCGTATAACCCAAGTCCAGTGTCTATATTTGTTTGTCTATATATGCGAGACATCGGGCCACATGCCAAATGCGTTAAATGTCGTCATTTCCATTGATACAACTAcaataaagcagcagcaactacaaaaacaacagctacagcaacaacttcgTACAGTTAGAAATTTTTGatgcaatattaataataatcatcgGGTGAATTGTTAAGATCAACATAGGCAACTTTTATGAAGCACAGTGGTACAGATATATAgaataaactatttaaattcttaCGAAGATGTTGAGAATTGTTTCACTATTATTGATTACctaataaaacttttattaatgATATTAATGTTGTGATTATAATACAAGAAACTCTATTAAAATACTTGTAaacatgaaattaaatttgtttaatttagaCACAAGATTTCATAATATGCAATAGGAAATTGaagaataaataatcattttttctAATTGCTGTGatgaaaatttgcatttttattgttaatattaatagCTTTTAATTCCTGAGAAAatccattttaaaatttgcaataatcaagattttaatacttaaatactGATAATGATTCTAATTAATACATCAATATAAATCGCtggcaattaaatataaagatCGGTAGCAATTACTGATAAGATTTTCAATAACAATTGCTTAATTAGTGTGTCAacttgttgcttttattataaataattgggAATTAAATGCGAagtggaaatatttaaatataaataaagagtTACCAAGTCTCAATTTATCATTGCACTATAATATTCCCTTCTATAGAATGTGCATACATTTATATCGCATCAACctaatattttagaatttaatattttcttgtaatatttatatttctatcgaGTATATAACTGCAACCAAAATCTTAATTGATCGAAACCTAATATTTTCTCgtaacatttaaatacattaatattgAATAGAAATCCAAGTTCCAAGTTAATCAAAACTCAATATTTTCTCCTAAAGTTTAAGAACATTTAAGAAGTGCTAAGCTGAATTTCtcaaaattttattgtagAACTTTAGCCTCCTGAACCACTGTGGactaatgaaaaatattttatattttttatggcaaCTGCTATtccctgttgttgttgtaaatattGTTGCGCTTAGTGTTGTTGTAGCAGCATTTGGTTTTggtagttgatgttgtttttgctgttgttgttattgcttttttgCCGGTGCTGATTTTTGTTTGATATATGCACACACGTCgcgatatttaatttattcaattccttcgttgtttttttttaagtttttttttctactttttttgttgccatcttgattgttgttgtcggcagACAAAACGCGTGTGTTTTGAagtatgtattattattattatttgcaatgttgttgttggcgttgttggCGCTGCTTTTCTTGTATTGCCAAGTCATTGAAATGATGGCCCAAAATGAAACACTCACAAATGGCTAGAAACGTTTAAGTCTCGCGCCTCAGTCGcagtattattaattattagaaACGATgaactttactttatttttttttttttttttgtttgctgttgttgtttttatttgatttgtttggctcgaacatttgcaaaatttatcaCCTGCTCGCGAATGTAAAATACTTGCGACATTTTTGGAAATGCGAATAACTCTATTAGGAAATTTgtgaaatcatttaaatttatttgtcagCTGCGTATTCATGAATTGGAATCgaaatgatatatatatacgatatacacGATTACATTCTGCAGTCTGAGCACGCGGCGTGACAAGAGATATATGCgacatttatgttaatttatatttgctgcttattagtttatttcactataacttttttttgtataatttattcgAGATTTTCATTTGACATTTATGCCTTGAATGAATTTTTTCTGTTGTATTTTACAGTGCTGCAGACATTTTTATGCACTCattcatttggtttttatctgaaattttgatttacattTCACTTGActtgagtttatttattttcttaagcGATCACAAGCCATGTCCACATACacaaatctttatttttgttttgcccaAAAAAATCACGTTCTTTGTCTTATTGGCACCGCCAAAAAAAAGACCAAaatgtcttttgttttttttgacagtgtttttattgtggttttctttgattttttaattttttggtccCTTTGGCAAGCGCCCTTTCTGAACTCTGAGCGCATTTCCGCTTCGTTGGCAAGACTTCAAGACTTGCGGCCCCCGCGTCCCCCTCTTGCGGGGGGAGACAAGTGTTGCCAACTTCCGTTGCAGTTGGCGTTGCGAACCGTACCGTAAATGTCCAGCTTAGTGTGGAGTTTGTATGAACCAACCGATTTGCTTGAATGTGCGCGCACAACTGAAAGTAACGATCGATTCAAAACCGAAACTTTTTAACGACACGaccaacaacgacgacgacgacgatgatcgGCTGACGACGCAACATTACCGACGACATCGTggaaacgcacacacacacacacacagataccaACACATATTCAGGTTTATAGATAGTAACATAAGATACTCGATGGGGGAGTACTTGGTATTTGTTccataatatttatacaagtTGCGCAtaaatcacacacactcacacacacaatgtttGCGATCCTTTGCAGCAGCTCCTGCgattctctctttttttttacctgttttccttttcctttgcgttttcgatttttccttttattcTAAGCATGTGTTGTGGATTGTTGAGGATTTACTTTAAAGAGACCCTCTGCATGGTTTCGCTTgcattctttattattatcgcGGCCCTTGAGCTGTTTTTGTGCGCCGGCGGCTTTAATTTATGcacaagaaacaacaacaaaatgtgtccatagttgttgttggtctacGTGCGCATGCGCGATAATCGCATATCAATAAGGAAATATCCGTTACGTGACTTATATATCTAAAAACCTTACAGCCAACAGTGTGCTGCAGGttgaaattttgtttcttttgcttgtCTGCAGTGCAGCACCCGCATCAGGCGAAACCTAATCCTGATCCAGATGCCAGTCACGTGCCGCAGAAAACcccaaaaatagtaaatagcTAACATGCACTTGTCCCAGCCCTTGGGAACGGAAGAGCTAACTGGTTGGCTTTAACAAGAACTTTCCACATTTCCGGTCGTCATCGAACAACAGGTTTATACATATACCTTTCTCCCTCTTCACAGTTTTCACACTCACCTCATGTCCGAATTGTGCCAGCGCCTCCTTAACAGCCGCCATGTTTGCCGAGGTCAGAATGCTTTGTATATCGGCGCCTGTATAGTTTTGTGTGCGTCCCGCAAAATAATCAAAGTCCACGCATTCATCCAGATTCAATGTGGAACTCAGTGCCTCAAAGATGCTCACACGAGCCACCGCATCCGGAAGCGGACACTCAACCAAACGATCTATGCGACCCGAACGCAACAACGCTGGATCGAGTAGTTCGGGTCGCGATGTGGCCGCTATAACGGTGACGCCCTGCAGCCCCTCGACGCCATCGAGTTCGGTGAGCAGCTGATTGACCACACGATCTGTCACACCTGTGGAGTCGTGGCCACGCTTTGGTGCCAAGCTGTCAAACTCATCGAAGAAGAGCACACAGGGTTTGGCGCTGCGTGCTCGATTGAACAGATTGCGCACGTTCTCCTCGCTCTGGCCAATATATTTGGCTAGCAGCTCAGGTCCCTTCACCGAGATGATGCGCAGACTCCAACTACTGGCCAGCTGAGACACCAAGAACGTTTTGCCAGTGCCAGGCGGACCATAAAGCAGCACTCCTGCTTGATTGCGCAGCGGCGATGAGTTGAATATTGTTGGATACTGAGAAAAAAAGCGGATTAATTAAGAGCTCAATCAAAGGTGAAGCCCACTCACCATTGAGGGCCACATGAGCACCTCCTCGAGCACAGTGACCACACTTTCGAGGCCAGGCAGCTCCTCGACGCTCATCTCATTCGCAGCGGACTCGGCGCCAGTCTTTTGATTGCTTTGTATGCCCTGCAGGCAATAGGAATTCGTATGCTCCAGCGAGTCAATCAGCTGCTCATTGGTCAGCATCGGCTGAGCTTTGCctaaaaagtgaaagaaagcGAAGGTTTTgtgagctcgactgtgaaTTACTTGCgactcaataaataaataaatatatatatgaaaaaaacaaCTGGTAACTGAAATTGTTCTAGATATAAACCCtatataattgcataatttttttcCTATAAAAGCCCGATTATATTCTGTTTCCGATATCGTCTTTCTCTAATTGCATTAATCTGTTTAAGTAGATAAGTTCAAATTGGGCTGTCGTcctattttgtaatattatttcatGTTCACTTGTtcaaataaagtatttaaaatataataaaaaatgactTGTTGAATAACTGATAAACTCATGAAAACCAAtcgtaatgaaatttttagaaatcccatagaatataattattattacgtGTACCAAAAGGGACTAAAATAAATGACTGTTGCAATAAGTAttgatataaaatttgatagtTCTAAAGCTTCTACTATTTAAAGGCGACCAACAGCTTTAGGTGAACAGACAATTATAGCGCACTTTATAAGATTGGAGATGACTCCTTCAAGCTGTATCATAAACTTGAAGTTGGCACTAACTTATATCTCCTGCAACtctataaataaagtttttaaatagcaAAGTGTTAAGTACACTAATTATTTATCGATTCATTTACTTACTGATGCGATATGCATAGAAGATAGCACGCTCCACGAACTGCACGAGATCGCACTTGCGATAGCCCTCGGTTAGATTCGAGAACTTGACCACATCCAAATCCCTGGACGCAATGTGACTACACAGCTCACGCAGGATGGTCTCGCGATCGGTACGCTCCAAGCTGGGTAGTCGGGCAACCGTTTGGAACAGATGGCGACCACGCGGTGCACTCAGACGCTTATTCAGCGTCTGCAGCTCATTGACGGTGGCAATGACAGCAATGGCATTGCTGCTCGTATACTGCATGATCAATTGATGCACTGTATCCGCCATGCGATTGAAGTATTCCCCATCCTGGCTCGACTGTTCGCCAGCAGAATGCGCAAGCACATCCAGATTCTCGAGGACAACGATGGCGGGTGCATGTTGCAGGCAGCTGGTGAAAATGTTGCGTAAATCCTTCTGTATGGATTCCGTTTTGCGTCCCTTGCTGCGCGAGCAGTAGAAGATGTCAAAGTAGCAATAGTCCGGCTGTTGTGACAACTGCTCCAATATGCGTTCCACCAGCACCGTTTTGCCAGTGCCAGCGGCACCTGTGAGCAGCACATTTCCCTGACGCAACACAGAATTCTGTGCGTTAAGACACAGATTCATGCGCAACTCGCTGACCACTTGATCGACAATCTTATCATACTCGGGCAGTCGTATGAGATCCTTGACACTCAGTGGCGTTATTGCAGCTGGTTTTTCCTTGATGATCTCATTAACGGGACGCACTAGATCGGCAGCATAGATTTTCGACTCTTTCAGGAATTGTGCATCCACCACACAATAGCGAAAATGTTCGGGTAAAATGCCCACGGTGACGAGCAGATCATCCTCAAGACGAACCACTTCCTCCTGGTTAAACAACATGGGCGCCTTTTGTGTGCGCTCAATCACAAAACGCTTAAATGCATTCTCCATGATCTTGTAGTGCGTCTTCTTGTGCGCAAACAGCTCGATCTTCTCCACGAAATTAACCACAGTCACCTTGGGACGCAGCACAACACGCTCCAACTCCTTGATGTTCAGCAGCTTCATTAAATTCGCATTCAGCTCAATCGAGGGATGAATGGTGGCCGGCAATTCATCGTTCTCTTCATCCTCATCGCTTACGAGACGCACTCGCACATAGTACTCCTTATCGGAAGATGTCTTCATGCTGTAGAACTGCTCCAGATCCATGAACTCCGGCAAATGCGACTGTCGAATGTAAACATCCGATTCCTGTGCCTTCTCGTGCCACAATCCGCGTATCACACGAAACTCAAACACGCCTGAGCTCTCGCGTCGCAAATCCTTCTTCAAGCGTTGCATATGATCCTGTCGCTTGTTGCGCTGCAGATTACTCTTCACGTTGCTCATTGTTGCGGAGTGTGCAAGCCCTGGAGTCGTCACCAAATCATCACGCACTTGAGCGCTGGTTTTACTACGCGAAAGCTTGGTACTCTCTTCTTCGTTGCCATTGACAATGGAAGTTGCATTGCCATTGGTCAGTCCTTTGTACAGATTGGGAGCCACCACCAGCTCAGTATTGTGATCAATGCGTCCATAACCCATGTGTGGCTTCAAGCGATCTTTAATGCATACAGAATTAGTTGTGGTGCATCAAAATTATTTCACGATATTTACCCACTGTCAGCGCCACTTGCATCGACTTGTTAATCCAAACAAGCAAAATCTGCGACGAGTTCACAATGCGTGTCTGCTCCAGAACGCTGCCAGAGATCTTCTCAGTGCTTAGTTCCTAAATCATAATATTTGATAGATGGTTATATGAAtgtatcattaaaaaagtgaaatgaaagGACTGTACATAAAATAGGTCTTTCACTATCTATGAGTGCTTTAACCATCTTGAattattttctgtttctttttacttttatagatatttctattaatcttccaaataaaattaaatatgtacaatAGGTGTAggttaaataattatatcgTTTCTTCTATAATATTCCATAATATGtttaacattaatttcaatataagtctaaaattaaaaaaaaaaaaaaactgaaacaaaagCCTAAGCAGCTGTGGTTGTTCTTTTTTCCCAATACCATAACTACAAACACaagagaaattaaataaataataaacaaatgctaTCACTAAAAATTCATCATCATTCTAGCCCTgtctattatattttgattcaACAATGCCCGAAGTGACACATAATTGGCAAATTATGTGCTCGTGGCATCCAactaaactatatatatagtcggttttaaattcttcaactaaatgtttttttttattctttttctaaCAATAAAGATGcgcataaaatgtataaactaCACAGACGACaaacttaatttcattttttataattctcTTTTGAGGTATatcatatactataaaaacaCTAGAAAAAAATAGctatttttgatatacaattCAACATTTGAATTAAGCACACGCGATAACATCATTTTCAACCGCCATTTGCTCACCGCGATTGCCGCATATCGATAGCTTTTTACGATTTAACATGTCCGTTACTTGTAAAATACTCATCGCCGATAGAGAAAACCCCCCGTTGGGGTCAATGGCAATGCCGGCAAAAACTAACGACCgcacataaataaacactTAATGCACGCCCGCGCCAAAAGCTAATCcgatataaaaaattatttttatctggccgcagcagcagcacatacCTCAACACAAACAagacacacgcactcacacacacacatgtagagAACTAAACACTCACAATGATCTCCCAATCTTTGGCCGAGACGGGAGTGACGTGAACGCTGCGCAGATTTAGGACGTCAGCGATGAGGGCGCACTTGACCAAGTCATTTTCATGCAGACCtatggcaaaagcaaaagagagacagagagagcaaaGTGCATTTAGCGTATAGAACCGATATTATGGCATTTTGGCAACACATTAGCACATCCGCTAGTTAAGTAACTCACCGAGCTCCTTGGCCGCCCTGGCATTGATCCCAATTTCAGTGTCTTTGATGCCACCGCCGCCCGCCTGCGGTGCCCACGATGCATAGTGCACACGTCCATTGTACTGAAGGCTAAGACAGCCCGTATCCTAAGATTTAGTAATAATAACACCATTCAAATATGCATATGGGAGCTTATCTAATCTTCGCGCCCATTGACCCCTTAGAAGTTGACTTTTGGACACTTACATAGGTGGAGACAACGCCATAATATTGTTCCGGCAGTAGCAGAAAATTGTTTCTAATTGGTCGATAAACCACTTTGAACGTACGTTTAAACATTCTCACTGTAGGCGCGcactatttaataaacaatttaatacgAACTTTTCGTTTGCGTTAGtctttaattcatttttaaacgCAAATTCCAATAGGAGCGAAATTCTTGCAAACAGCTGTGCGACTCTCGCGACTGGACTGAAGCAAACTAGAGATGGTCATTCTGAGATTAACAGCCGATACATACGCATAACAATAGTAGCACGCACTGTTACCGGACTGTAAATATCAAGCAAGTTAGCAGCTCTGCAGAGTCAGCTGATGCTTCtgaagtaaacaaaacaaaccaaaaagcGCTCTGagaatttaaaaacaaacaagattACCTAAAGTTTTGCAGGTAACAACTTGTTTAgtaaattttgatatatttcctgagattaaattattaaattgtttttcgaATACAGACCTATGAGGTTGTAGAACTCCAACATCTTAGAGATTCACCACTAAtgacaaaatattatatggtTAGTGGTTTCTACTTTTTAACAtgtatttaatagaaaatttcaataaacatCAGTTAAGctacaaatgcaatttactaATTCGCAGCTTTAACACAtttatcataaatttatttcattcaagTTTCAATGTGGCAATTTGAAGACCTGTTACAATTGAAATGCGCGCCAATTAAAATAACAGTGCAGGGCAAGAGCTCACTATGTAATGAGGTTGGCAGCATTTAGGATTGCAAGTCCCGCAGCAGCATTTGACAACTCTAAGATCCtgcttattttttaaattttagcgcgcttaaaaaaaaaaccactgCATTTTCTTTTGGCTAGTTTATTtggttaataataatttatttaaaatagttaaaggttttttatatatgtatatgtatgtgtggtgtatatatataattgtatataaaatgcaGCATCTGTTTatcgttctttttttgtcgTATACCATGCTGTTgcttatcaaattaaataacacaatattaaaaactaacaATGCAGCTTGCTAATTTATTAAACGCGTCGCTatcattttcgttttattttcatattccttttttttttggcaaactaaaaaaacatttaacgaAAAGATATGCATAAGGACCATGTCAATCATGCCAATGGCACtgcgtacatacatatgtatatttatgtacatacatatgtattaacttaaattatatatacgtAAGTATGTGAATTATCATTATACTTGTAGTTAGTGCTTATAGTTCAACTAAATTCGTTAAGTTTTGAGAGtttagaaaatgaaagacACTAGACATCTGGTCTGTATATTCGAAAAAgcttttcaataattaatttttttttgtatatatttgcgtgtatttgttgtatatttttaactgcTCCATATCAGTCTTCGTCAAAGATTTCGTGGCTTGTGAGAATAAATTGGctcataaattgcataaatattacatattcatacatatataaatatgtatgcatagttttttgtataaaaaatctacataaaatgctataaaattggattttcaattgtttgtgtatatttttaaaaaacgtTCTAAAAATGTATTGCGTGTACAAAAATTGTTCATGTTGCTTGCAATATTTGGCGATTGCATTTGTGTTTACTTTTGTTAAGCAGTGTGCAAAGTGTGTAAGAGTGtgataatatatattacaacaaaattaataacataataataataataataatcgattATTAAAATAGGAAATGTACAATTTAATGTATTATGCTTTCATCATACAATTCATTAGCTTAACTAAAAGATgtaaaaattgataaaaatacaacttaaaaacaaaatagtgcCATCTCGGATgcaaaaaataattccaatttGGTTTAAAACTTACAAtcgttaaaaatatatatatagtaatatatatgtatttatatatgtatttacagaccattaatttaacaattaaaatgtgataAATACGCCGTGTAAACGCTTTTAAACCTATTCGCTATGCCATCaaatacataagtataaaAACGCATTTCACAAATTTTGGCGATCGATTGAATATCATCTCAGTATTGAGATTCACAGAGAAAGGTAGTCGTAGTACCGGGAAATTTGAGATACAAACTTTTGGAATAGCATGCAAGAcgaaaaaaactataaatcaaaaatatatagttaaTGTATTCGAGTAAAAAGCACAAATATCGGGTTTTGggaatgtgtatgtgtgtgtgtctctgctactgtatatatgtatgtatatatacatatgtgtgtgtgtatttgtccAAACAATTAAATCGCCCAATCACATATGCAGTATCTCATTCTAATACGTTTACACTTTTTTcgttattaatataatttttcttttctttttcatgttttttgtagtttttttttttttgcttcagttttgaattttgatttttgcctttgccctcAAATTAGCTGACCAATAATCTAGGCCAGTCTAGCAGTCCATCTCTTCCAGAGTGCGTGACAAGCGATGGTTGTCAATGCGTCGGCGTTGGGAGCGCCTCACAGCATCTGCTCGGCGATAGGGCTCGCTCTTGAGCCCCAGAAGAATGTCCTCCAATGCCCCATTGTAGACCTCATCCTGCTGCAACAGTTTCGTTTCGCGCACCGAATGCGCTTTGCTCTTCAGCTCATTGATGACGGCATCCTGCAAGGAGAGTGCGCAAGTTGT encodes the following:
- the LOC133843700 gene encoding peroxisomal ATPase PEX1 isoform X2, giving the protein MFKRTFKVVYRPIRNNFLLLPEQYYGVVSTYDTGCLSLQYNGRVHYASWAPQAGGGGIKDTEIGINARAAKELGLHENDLVKCALIADVLNLRSVHVTPVSAKDWEIIELSTEKISGSVLEQTRIVNSSQILLVWINKSMQVALTVDRLKPHMGYGRIDHNTELVVAPNLYKGLTNGNATSIVNGNEEESTKLSRSKTSAQVRDDLVTTPGLAHSATMSNVKSNLQRNKRQDHMQRLKKDLRRESSGVFEFRVIRGLWHEKAQESDVYIRQSHLPEFMDLEQFYSMKTSSDKEYYVRVRLVSDEDEENDELPATIHPSIELNANLMKLLNIKELERVVLRPKVTVVNFVEKIELFAHKKTHYKIMENAFKRFVIERTQKAPMLFNQEEVVRLEDDLLVTVGILPEHFRYCVVDAQFLKESKIYAADLVRPVNEIIKEKPAAITPLSVKDLIRLPEYDKIVDQVVSELRMNLCLNAQNSVLRQGNVLLTGAAGTGKTVLVERILEQLSQQPDYCYFDIFYCSRSKGRKTESIQKDLRNIFTSCLQHAPAIVVLENLDVLAHSAGEQSSQDGEYFNRMADTVHQLIMQYTSSNAIAVIATVNELQTLNKRLSAPRGRHLFQTVARLPSLERTDRETILRELCSHIASRDLDVVKFSNLTEGYRKCDLVQFVERAIFYAYRISKAQPMLTNEQLIDSLEHTNSYCLQGIQSNQKTGAESAANEMSVEELPGLESVVTVLEEVLMWPSMYPTIFNSSPLRNQAGVLLYGPPGTGKTFLVSQLASSWSLRIISVKGPELLAKYIGQSEENVRNLFNRARSAKPCVLFFDEFDSLAPKRGHDSTGVTDRVVNQLLTELDGVEGLQGVTVIAATSRPELLDPALLRSGRIDRLVECPLPDAVARVSIFEALSSTLNLDECVDFDYFAGRTQNYTGADIQSILTSANMAAVKEALAQFGHEIYFCVEY
- the LOC133843700 gene encoding peroxisomal ATPase PEX1 isoform X1, producing the protein MFKRTFKVVYRPIRNNFLLLPEQYYGVVSTYDTGCLSLQYNGRVHYASWAPQAGGGGIKDTEIGINARAAKELGLHENDLVKCALIADVLNLRSVHVTPVSAKDWEIIELSTEKISGSVLEQTRIVNSSQILLVWINKSMQVALTVDRLKPHMGYGRIDHNTELVVAPNLYKGLTNGNATSIVNGNEEESTKLSRSKTSAQVRDDLVTTPGLAHSATMSNVKSNLQRNKRQDHMQRLKKDLRRESSGVFEFRVIRGLWHEKAQESDVYIRQSHLPEFMDLEQFYSMKTSSDKEYYVRVRLVSDEDEENDELPATIHPSIELNANLMKLLNIKELERVVLRPKVTVVNFVEKIELFAHKKTHYKIMENAFKRFVIERTQKAPMLFNQEEVVRLEDDLLVTVGILPEHFRYCVVDAQFLKESKIYAADLVRPVNEIIKEKPAAITPLSVKDLIRLPEYDKIVDQVVSELRMNLCLNAQNSVLRQGNVLLTGAAGTGKTVLVERILEQLSQQPDYCYFDIFYCSRSKGRKTESIQKDLRNIFTSCLQHAPAIVVLENLDVLAHSAGEQSSQDGEYFNRMADTVHQLIMQYTSSNAIAVIATVNELQTLNKRLSAPRGRHLFQTVARLPSLERTDRETILRELCSHIASRDLDVVKFSNLTEGYRKCDLVQFVERAIFYAYRISKAQPMLTNEQLIDSLEHTNSYCLQGIQSNQKTGAESAANEMSVEELPGLESVVTVLEEVLMWPSMYPTIFNSSPLRNQAGVLLYGPPGTGKTFLVSQLASSWSLRIISVKGPELLAKYIGQSEENVRNLFNRARSAKPCVLFFDEFDSLAPKRGHDSTGVTDRVVNQLLTELDGVEGLQGVTVIAATSRPELLDPALLRSGRIDRLVECPLPDAVARVSIFEALSSTLNLDECVDFDYFAGRTQNYTGADIQSILTSANMAAVKEALAQFGHEKLPKKILVKQKHLIESFQTTRPSLSTADVAKYKKTYARFTNKEKGSRDFVAKRATLA